From a single Francisella halioticida genomic region:
- the priA gene encoding replication restart helicase PriA yields MIVKVALAVPPLYMLDYSIDNDDVRLFDRVLVNVGKRQLIGFIIAKNIKVNYEVEKVKSVVKFIDSPIDVDVQKLIIWISQYYCCDIYSAIRLALPNDFLKSETIKPQQDTYVYIDSKNLENHKLTHKQQELINTFKQSDFIKYEGLKQLGTTYVINKLFEKGILRKSYKLKESSKSVEYDKPKDLSEEQDNVLNSILSKVDFNVFLLYGVTGSGKTEVYLQTIKSYLDSSKQVLIMVPEINLTPQTIKRFESRFPQKNIVALHSKLTERARLTNWLKIKQGEADIVISTRSGVLADFKNLGIIIIDEEHDSSFKQQTSTIRYNARDIAIFRANQLDIPVILGSATPSIQSYYNSLTGKYRLLKLQNRALNNHKNQIQLLDLKSSIVDNGISNKLFSFLEQNITAHQQSLVFINKLGFAKALVCKSCGEVVECKKCDKPYTLHTHPYQYLECHFCGSRKPLVTVCTSCGEQELFTYGTGTEKVQYRLEAKFPYNKIVRFDRSNIKTINDLHNINQMINDNMVDIIVGTQMIAKGHHFASITLVGLINIDAGLYSTDFHAIEKTAQMIIQVSGRAGRADKPGTVLLQTYQPENKLLDLLVNSDYLEFLDYLLEQRNSANYPPYSYQAQIIAESKKEQEVLNLLNDIYSKLENCESVQVSKPLPALHLKKNNVYRYSLLLTSKKRGEINLLIKWIRQNICSSMKGTIKVYFDIDPIELS; encoded by the coding sequence ATGATTGTTAAAGTAGCTTTAGCTGTTCCTCCGTTATATATGCTTGATTATAGTATTGATAATGATGATGTTAGATTATTTGATCGAGTCTTAGTAAATGTTGGTAAACGTCAATTAATAGGTTTTATAATTGCTAAAAATATTAAAGTCAATTATGAAGTTGAGAAAGTTAAGTCAGTAGTTAAATTTATAGATAGCCCTATAGATGTAGATGTACAAAAACTGATAATCTGGATTTCACAATATTACTGTTGTGATATATATAGTGCAATACGTTTAGCTTTACCAAATGATTTTCTAAAAAGTGAAACTATCAAGCCTCAGCAAGATACATATGTCTATATCGATTCTAAAAATCTAGAAAATCATAAGCTAACACATAAACAACAAGAACTTATTAATACTTTCAAACAAAGTGACTTTATTAAATATGAGGGTCTAAAACAATTAGGAACTACTTATGTCATCAATAAGCTTTTTGAGAAAGGTATACTTAGAAAGTCATATAAGTTAAAGGAGTCTAGTAAGTCCGTAGAATATGATAAGCCTAAAGATTTATCTGAAGAGCAAGATAATGTACTAAATAGTATATTATCGAAAGTGGACTTTAATGTTTTTCTATTATACGGAGTTACTGGTAGTGGCAAAACTGAGGTTTATCTACAAACTATAAAAAGCTATTTAGATAGTTCAAAGCAAGTTCTTATAATGGTTCCAGAGATAAACCTTACACCTCAAACAATAAAAAGATTTGAAAGTAGGTTTCCACAAAAAAATATTGTTGCTTTACACTCTAAATTGACCGAGAGGGCAAGACTTACAAATTGGTTAAAAATTAAACAAGGTGAGGCAGATATTGTTATATCAACGAGAAGTGGAGTTTTAGCAGACTTCAAGAACTTAGGTATTATTATAATTGATGAAGAGCATGATAGTTCTTTTAAACAGCAGACTAGTACTATTAGATATAATGCTCGTGATATTGCTATATTTAGAGCTAATCAGTTGGATATTCCAGTGATTTTAGGAAGTGCAACACCGTCAATACAAAGCTATTATAATAGCTTAACTGGAAAATATAGGTTACTTAAGTTACAAAATAGAGCTCTAAATAATCATAAAAATCAAATTCAACTTTTAGATTTAAAATCAAGCATAGTCGATAATGGTATTAGTAATAAGCTTTTTAGTTTTTTAGAGCAGAATATCACTGCTCATCAACAGTCTTTAGTTTTTATAAATAAGTTAGGTTTTGCTAAAGCATTAGTTTGTAAGAGTTGTGGAGAGGTTGTCGAATGCAAAAAATGTGATAAACCGTATACTCTACATACTCATCCATATCAGTACTTAGAATGCCATTTCTGTGGTTCTCGTAAGCCTTTAGTAACAGTATGTACAAGTTGTGGTGAACAAGAGCTATTTACTTATGGAACTGGTACAGAAAAGGTTCAATATCGTTTAGAAGCAAAATTCCCATATAATAAAATAGTTCGTTTTGATAGATCAAATATAAAAACCATTAATGATCTTCATAATATTAACCAAATGATTAATGATAATATGGTTGATATTATTGTTGGCACTCAGATGATCGCAAAAGGACACCATTTTGCTAGTATTACCTTGGTTGGGTTAATAAATATTGATGCTGGCCTATATAGTACTGATTTTCATGCTATAGAGAAGACGGCTCAAATGATCATTCAAGTCTCAGGTAGAGCAGGTAGAGCAGATAAACCAGGAACAGTATTATTACAAACTTATCAGCCAGAGAATAAACTTTTAGATTTGTTAGTAAATAGTGATTATTTAGAATTTCTTGACTATCTTTTAGAGCAAAGAAATTCTGCCAATTATCCTCCTTATTCATACCAGGCTCAAATAATAGCAGAATCGAAAAAAGAACAAGAAGTTCTAAATTTACTAAATGACATATATTCAAAGCTAGAAAATTGTGAGAGCGTTCAAGTCTCTAAACCTTTACCTGCATTGCATTTAAAAAAGAACAATGTTTATCGTTATAGTTTGCTACTCACATCAAAAAAACGTGGTGAGATAAACCTGTTGATCAAATGGATTAGACAAAATATATGTAGTAGCATGAAGGGTACTATTAAAGTCTATTTTGATATAGATCCTATTGAGCTGAGTTAG